In a single window of the Deltaproteobacteria bacterium genome:
- a CDS encoding universal stress protein translates to MSFQPRRILVATDFSDFSRKAADLAVDLARTYHATIELTHVIPFARGVAAALSLHDTRPEVFAFERSMRRHALTALATEETRLRELGVEVKPHLLEGPTHAALIAASREADLVVIATHGRGGISRLALGSVAESVVRGSYAPVLTVRADAR, encoded by the coding sequence ATGAGCTTTCAACCGCGCCGCATCCTGGTTGCCACCGACTTCAGCGACTTCTCGCGAAAGGCCGCGGACCTCGCCGTCGACCTGGCGCGGACGTACCACGCGACGATCGAGCTCACGCACGTGATTCCCTTCGCGCGCGGCGTGGCGGCGGCGCTCTCGCTTCACGACACGCGGCCCGAGGTCTTCGCGTTCGAGCGCTCGATGCGACGCCACGCGCTCACCGCGCTGGCCACCGAGGAGACGCGGCTGCGCGAGCTGGGCGTCGAGGTGAAACCGCATCTCCTCGAAGGCCCGACGCACGCTGCGCTCATCGCCGCCTCACGCGAGGCCGATCTGGTGGTCATCGCCACGCATGGACGCGGGGGCATCTCCAGGCTCGCGCTGGGTTCGGTGGCGGAGTCGGTGGTGCGCGGCAGTTACGCTCCGGTGCTCACCGTCCGCGCCGACGCCCGCTGA
- a CDS encoding efflux RND transporter periplasmic adaptor subunit encodes MTSRVPKLVLAAAALLGACSRGEVAKKPRPPPLVAVAQIAARDVPVEVRAPVDLRPLLSADVGSKTLGYLDAVMVDRGDKVKKGQLLAIVRPSDLPDQLAAARSSIAQVEAQAALAKSNYDRAKELEPKGIVSKSELDQAKSQYEASQAALSAAQAQVGAVATRLGETRIESPIDGVVAVRRLDPGALVGNQGSSNPILTVVRTDVLRVFVAVNEHDSPGLSLDKQAHVEVDALPGRSYAGKVVRISPTFDPVTRTLDAEVQIENHDGELRPGMYGQGSIVIETHRGVPVAPAEAMQISNDEHYVYVVDGDTVHRRRVTVGVDNGDWLEVTSGLKAGEQVVVAGLESLSEGAKVRVQHVDDPLMNAKAQNGLKLPAPQ; translated from the coding sequence ATGACGTCCCGTGTGCCCAAGCTCGTGTTGGCTGCCGCCGCGCTCCTCGGGGCCTGCAGCCGCGGTGAGGTGGCCAAGAAGCCCCGCCCGCCGCCGCTGGTGGCCGTGGCCCAGATCGCCGCGCGCGACGTGCCCGTGGAGGTCCGCGCGCCCGTGGATCTCCGTCCGCTGCTCTCCGCCGACGTGGGCTCCAAGACCCTCGGCTACCTCGACGCGGTGATGGTCGACCGAGGCGACAAGGTGAAGAAGGGCCAGCTCCTGGCGATCGTGCGGCCGAGCGATCTCCCGGATCAGCTCGCTGCCGCGCGCTCGTCGATTGCGCAGGTCGAAGCGCAGGCCGCGCTCGCCAAGTCGAACTACGACCGCGCCAAGGAGCTCGAGCCCAAGGGCATCGTCTCCAAGAGCGAGCTCGACCAGGCCAAGAGCCAGTACGAAGCGAGCCAGGCCGCGCTCTCGGCTGCACAGGCGCAGGTGGGCGCGGTGGCCACGCGGCTCGGCGAGACGCGCATCGAGTCGCCCATCGATGGTGTCGTTGCCGTGCGTCGGCTCGACCCCGGCGCGCTGGTGGGCAACCAGGGCAGCTCGAATCCGATCCTCACGGTCGTTCGCACCGATGTGCTGCGCGTCTTCGTGGCCGTGAATGAGCACGACTCGCCCGGCCTCTCGCTCGACAAGCAGGCGCACGTGGAGGTCGACGCGCTGCCTGGCCGCTCGTACGCGGGAAAAGTCGTGCGCATCTCGCCCACGTTCGACCCCGTGACGCGCACGCTCGACGCGGAAGTCCAAATCGAAAACCACGACGGCGAGCTGCGGCCCGGCATGTACGGCCAGGGCTCCATCGTCATCGAGACCCACCGCGGCGTGCCTGTGGCGCCCGCCGAGGCCATGCAGATCTCGAACGACGAGCACTACGTGTACGTCGTGGACGGCGACACCGTGCACCGCCGCCGCGTGACCGTGGGCGTCGACAATGGTGATTGGCTCGAGGTCACCTCGGGCCTGAAGGCGGGCGAGCAGGTGGTGGTGGCGGGCCTGGAGAGCTTGAGCGAAGGCGCCAAGGTCCGCGTGCAGCACGTCGACGATCCGCTCATGAACGCCAAGGCCCAGAACGGGCTCAAGCTCCCCGCGCCCCAGTAA
- a CDS encoding TolC family protein, with product MRSVVCGALLALLVGATAQAQAVDGGLDAPLAEPPAQPELPAITEVDGGVATISLTDALQRALVNNPQLLNAVDEYQRSDALVRQVRASWLPGLNLNALYTRLDSDRKLAQNILSPENQFGANLTLNVPVFVPKAWQNYGISKQNMAAQLATAEDARRLVALGVGRAYLSILAEHRILEADLRAVSSATAHRDYARERLKAGVGNRVDVVRAEQQLESDLSLADGARITLARSQEALGQLLGETRPLDVVGDPNLPERPAPSEQTQDSVREHRKDLEALNVRSSIADQTVKNQWSDFTPVVSIAFQPFYQDPPTITLPQTGWQATAALTWPLFDGGLRYGQQAERVLLANEAHINEDAANRQAMSDVRAALASLEHADAALLSARNAAKLAHEALDLVNVSYRAGASTNIEVIDAEKAALDADTQAAIDENTARQARLDLLGATGRFP from the coding sequence ATGCGTAGCGTGGTGTGCGGGGCGTTGTTGGCGTTGCTGGTCGGTGCGACGGCGCAGGCGCAGGCGGTGGACGGCGGCCTCGACGCGCCGCTCGCGGAGCCGCCCGCGCAGCCCGAGCTCCCGGCGATCACCGAAGTCGACGGCGGCGTGGCGACCATCTCGCTCACCGACGCCTTACAGCGCGCGCTGGTGAACAACCCGCAGTTGCTGAACGCCGTCGACGAGTACCAGCGCAGCGACGCGCTCGTTCGGCAGGTGCGCGCGAGCTGGCTGCCAGGCCTGAACCTGAACGCGCTCTACACGCGGCTCGACAGCGATCGAAAGCTCGCCCAGAACATCCTCTCGCCGGAGAACCAGTTCGGCGCCAACCTCACGCTGAACGTTCCGGTGTTCGTGCCCAAGGCCTGGCAGAACTACGGCATCAGCAAGCAGAACATGGCCGCGCAGCTCGCGACCGCCGAGGACGCGCGGCGCCTGGTGGCGCTCGGGGTGGGGCGCGCATACCTGTCGATTCTGGCGGAGCACCGAATCCTCGAGGCGGACCTGCGTGCTGTCTCGTCGGCGACGGCGCACCGCGACTACGCGCGCGAGCGGCTCAAGGCTGGCGTTGGAAATCGCGTGGACGTGGTGCGCGCCGAGCAGCAGCTCGAGTCGGACCTCTCGCTCGCGGACGGGGCGCGCATCACGCTGGCGCGCTCGCAGGAGGCGCTCGGGCAGCTCCTCGGCGAGACCCGGCCGCTCGATGTGGTCGGCGATCCCAACTTGCCCGAGAGGCCAGCGCCCTCCGAGCAAACACAAGACTCTGTTCGTGAGCACCGAAAGGATCTCGAGGCGCTCAACGTGCGCTCGTCGATCGCGGATCAAACGGTGAAGAACCAGTGGTCCGACTTCACGCCGGTGGTGTCGATCGCCTTCCAGCCCTTCTACCAGGACCCGCCCACCATCACGTTGCCGCAGACCGGCTGGCAGGCCACCGCTGCGCTCACCTGGCCTCTCTTTGACGGTGGGCTTCGCTACGGCCAGCAAGCCGAGCGCGTGCTGCTCGCGAACGAGGCGCACATCAATGAGGACGCGGCCAACCGCCAGGCGATGTCGGACGTGCGCGCCGCGCTGGCGAGCCTGGAGCACGCCGACGCCGCGCTTCTCTCGGCGCGCAACGCGGCCAAGCTCGCCCACGAGGCGCTGGATTTGGTGAACGTGAGCTACCGCGCGGGCGCGAGCACCAACATCGAAGTCATCGACGCGGAGAAGGCCGCGCTCGACGCCGACACGCAAGCCGCCATCGACGAAAACACGGCGCGACAGGCGCGGCTCGATTTGCTCGGCGCGACCGGCAGGTTTCCCTAG
- a CDS encoding efflux RND transporter permease subunit, translating to MWLTRLALRNPVFILMMSLMVIALGAVSLSRLSVDLFPTIDLPVVRIATFYTGAGPQDIEKSITQPIERAVSASPGIEHVESISKQGASIVTCFFQYGTNLDNAQFDVSQRIAQINNQLPPGIQQPIVLKFDITNIPVAQVAVSAEGLDEKQLFDLAYNTIEPQLERITGVASAAVGGGKTREIEVKVQRDALRARNLDILDVVHAVQQTNLLLPSGSLKASGRNYNVFANTQVDTARPLESLVLRPGSGGLAADATPPTRLGDVAHVQDSTADQDDIVRINGRRGVYLRVLKQPGANTISVVDTLRVQLNHLVGVPQNVHLDISFDQSSYIRAAVKGLEHEGLQGGALAILVILLFLASLRATGIVSVAIPLSIVATFVLLYFTGQTLNVFTLGGLALGVGRLVDDSIVELENIHRHLDLGQNRKNAVLNAAQEVAMPILVSTITTIVVFFPVLFLPGVARNLFIPLALTISFSLIMSFFVSRTVTPLLCYYWMRPGHGHGRFVTAILGFFTSLDNAYAATLRAILGSVGRRIAVAVAIVALFVTSLVVLGPKLGTEFFPDSDESQFSVTYKAPIGTRVESTEMLAQRMEQGVRDALGSEAASVKAKPDEAAAATPKPAASEGNWTTMITDTGLPVGRAGIFSNNVGPYTGTLQVNLVSPVNRKLTDVQATEKVRKAVQDAVPGTQVYFFTGGIVKRILNFGSAAPIDIEILGYDLEEGSPYAKKIAEELRKSSHLTDVQISREENYPELDVKVDREKAGVLGISEQQVAQAVLTSLVGNTQFAPVQFTDPKTGNEYYINVRLDDSYRSHVSDLSDVYLRSPAGKLVALDTVASVVRNSGPVTINRKYLQRIIDVTANVAPGSDLGSASRDAQAALDSIPPPQNFSAQLGGQTAAQKEAFKGLIFAAVLALALVYMVLASQFKSLIDPLVIMFSVPMGVSGVIIMLLLTHTTLNVNSFMGIIMMVGIVVSNGVLLVDFANVLRGRGKDLLEATIEAGRTRLRPILMTTLATVVGLIPMAAGIGEGSETNLPLARAVIGGLTFSTFFTLFLVPSLYTLLAFLKRQAPEEGEDESGGLEEAAHA from the coding sequence ATGTGGCTCACCCGGCTCGCGCTGCGAAACCCGGTCTTCATCTTGATGATGTCGCTGATGGTCATCGCCCTCGGGGCGGTGTCGCTCTCGCGGCTCTCGGTCGATCTCTTTCCGACGATCGACCTGCCGGTGGTTCGAATCGCCACCTTCTATACGGGCGCCGGACCGCAAGACATCGAGAAGTCCATCACCCAGCCCATCGAGCGCGCGGTCTCCGCGTCGCCGGGCATCGAGCACGTGGAGAGCATCAGCAAGCAGGGCGCGAGCATCGTCACCTGCTTCTTTCAGTACGGCACCAACCTCGACAACGCGCAGTTCGACGTGAGCCAGCGCATCGCGCAGATCAACAACCAGCTCCCCCCGGGCATCCAGCAGCCCATCGTCCTCAAGTTCGACATCACCAACATCCCCGTGGCCCAGGTGGCGGTGAGCGCCGAGGGGCTCGACGAGAAGCAGCTCTTCGACCTCGCGTACAACACCATCGAGCCGCAGCTGGAGCGCATCACCGGCGTGGCGAGCGCAGCAGTGGGCGGCGGCAAGACGCGCGAGATTGAAGTGAAGGTCCAGCGCGACGCGCTGCGCGCGCGCAACCTCGACATCCTCGACGTGGTGCACGCGGTGCAGCAGACCAATCTGCTTCTGCCGTCGGGCTCCCTGAAGGCGAGCGGTCGCAACTACAACGTCTTCGCGAACACGCAGGTGGACACCGCGCGTCCGCTGGAGAGCCTCGTGCTCCGGCCCGGAAGTGGTGGTCTCGCGGCGGATGCCACGCCGCCCACGCGACTCGGCGACGTGGCGCACGTGCAGGACTCGACGGCGGATCAGGACGACATCGTGCGCATCAACGGGCGACGGGGCGTGTACCTGCGCGTGCTCAAGCAGCCGGGCGCCAACACCATCAGCGTCGTCGACACGCTGCGCGTGCAGCTCAATCACCTCGTCGGCGTGCCGCAGAACGTGCACCTCGACATCTCGTTCGACCAGTCGAGCTACATCCGCGCGGCGGTGAAGGGCCTGGAGCACGAGGGGCTGCAAGGCGGCGCGCTCGCGATCCTCGTGATTCTGTTGTTCCTCGCGAGCTTGCGTGCCACGGGCATCGTGAGCGTCGCCATTCCGCTCTCGATCGTGGCCACGTTCGTGCTGCTCTACTTCACCGGCCAGACGCTGAACGTGTTCACGCTCGGCGGGCTCGCGCTCGGCGTGGGCCGCCTCGTCGACGACTCGATCGTGGAGCTCGAGAACATCCACCGACACCTCGACCTCGGACAGAACAGAAAGAACGCCGTCCTCAATGCGGCTCAAGAAGTGGCGATGCCGATTCTGGTCTCGACGATCACCACCATCGTGGTGTTCTTCCCGGTGCTCTTCCTGCCTGGCGTCGCGCGCAACCTCTTCATCCCGCTGGCGCTCACGATCTCCTTCTCGCTGATCATGAGCTTCTTCGTGTCACGCACGGTGACGCCGCTGCTTTGCTACTACTGGATGCGGCCCGGACACGGTCACGGCCGCTTCGTGACCGCGATCCTCGGGTTCTTCACCAGCCTCGACAACGCCTACGCCGCCACGTTGCGCGCGATCCTCGGGAGTGTCGGCCGCCGCATTGCTGTCGCCGTGGCGATCGTTGCGCTCTTCGTGACCTCGCTCGTCGTTCTCGGACCGAAGCTGGGCACCGAGTTCTTCCCCGACAGCGACGAGAGCCAGTTCAGCGTCACCTACAAGGCGCCCATCGGCACGCGGGTGGAGAGCACCGAGATGCTCGCGCAGCGCATGGAGCAGGGCGTGCGCGACGCGCTCGGGAGCGAGGCCGCGTCGGTGAAGGCCAAGCCCGACGAGGCCGCGGCTGCGACGCCGAAGCCCGCAGCGAGCGAGGGCAACTGGACCACGATGATCACCGACACGGGCTTGCCGGTCGGGCGCGCGGGCATCTTCAGCAACAACGTGGGTCCGTACACAGGCACGCTGCAGGTGAACCTGGTCTCGCCCGTGAACCGCAAGCTCACCGACGTGCAGGCCACCGAGAAGGTGCGCAAGGCCGTGCAGGACGCCGTGCCGGGCACGCAGGTCTACTTCTTCACAGGCGGCATCGTGAAGCGCATCCTCAACTTCGGGTCGGCCGCGCCCATCGACATCGAGATCCTCGGCTACGACCTCGAGGAGGGCAGCCCGTACGCGAAGAAGATCGCGGAAGAGCTGCGCAAGAGCTCGCACCTCACCGACGTGCAGATCTCGCGCGAAGAGAACTACCCCGAGCTCGACGTGAAGGTGGATCGCGAGAAGGCGGGTGTGCTCGGCATCAGCGAGCAGCAGGTGGCGCAGGCCGTGCTCACCAGCCTGGTGGGCAATACCCAGTTCGCGCCGGTGCAATTCACAGATCCGAAGACGGGTAATGAGTATTACATCAACGTGCGCCTCGACGACTCGTACCGCAGCCACGTGTCCGACCTGTCCGACGTGTATCTGCGCTCGCCCGCGGGCAAGCTGGTGGCGCTGGACACCGTTGCGAGCGTGGTACGCAACAGCGGCCCGGTGACCATCAATCGCAAGTACCTGCAGCGCATCATCGACGTGACCGCGAACGTGGCGCCCGGCAGCGACCTCGGCTCCGCCAGCCGCGACGCGCAGGCCGCGCTCGACTCGATCCCGCCGCCGCAGAACTTCAGCGCGCAGCTCGGCGGCCAGACCGCCGCGCAGAAGGAAGCGTTCAAGGGCCTCATCTTCGCGGCGGTGCTCGCGCTGGCGCTCGTCTACATGGTGCTCGCGAGCCAATTCAAATCGCTCATCGATCCGCTGGTGATCATGTTCAGCGTGCCGATGGGCGTCTCGGGCGTGATCATCATGCTGCTGCTCACGCACACCACGCTCAACGTGAACTCGTTCATGGGCATCATCATGATGGTGGGCATCGTGGTCTCGAACGGCGTGCTGCTCGTGGACTTCGCCAACGTGCTCCGTGGCCGCGGCAAGGATCTGCTCGAGGCCACCATCGAAGCCGGGCGCACGCGTCTGCGGCCGATCCTCATGACCACGCTCGCGACTGTGGTGGGCTTGATTCCCATGGCCGCGGGCATCGGCGAGGGCTCGGAGACGAACCTGCCCCTGGCGCGCGCGGTGATCGGCGGCCTCACGTTCTCCACGTTCTTTACGTTGTTCCTCGTGCCGTCGCTGTACACGCTGCTCGCGTTCTTGAAGCGGCAAGCGCCGGAGGAGGGTGAAGACGAGTCGGGCGGGTTGGAGGAAGCAGCACATGCGTAG
- a CDS encoding cation-transporting P-type ATPase, producing MQTEPAIAGSPAPAPLAHVGLSSAEAERLLKAHGPNVLSIKQKRKGLLRTIAAALLDPMALMLLIASIIYFFLGDRFDAAVALGALIPVVGVEIVLEGRAERALEKLAELAALQARACRDGSWVRLDAARLVPGDLIELREGDVVPADSEILEGTQLLLDESLLTGEAHPVDKRFGCGERALAGTVVLAGRATALVATTGVHTEYGRIGALVAGVAPSHSPLQRSIQKLFARLAVVAGLACVAVVALLLLSGQGLGQSLVAGVSLGVAAMPEEFPMVFTLFLTLGAWRLSKQNALARKLTAVETLGGTTVICTDKTGTLTLGRMAVAEAIPVGGCDARRLREAAVLASEPTPFDPMERALLADAASHGVDVESLHAGALVGDYPFDPKRKLVTHVWRHERAHRVFVKGAVEGVLAAAQIDATERARLLSENARLAESGMRVIAVAEGALAGPPSGERLRDESALRVLGLVALEDPVRPGVMEALAACRSAGVRVVMITGDHPLTAHAVANGLQLPHDDADPVITGDAVDALDDTSLAARAKQVSIFSRMRPEQKFRLVKAFQRDGEIVAMTGDGVNDAPALRQADIGVAMGERGTEVAREAASLVLLDDNFATIVQAVRGGRRIADNLRKSFAYLIAYHVPIILLALLAPLLGMPLLLLPVELVFLELVLHPTVALVFEGEPAERDLMTRPPRRPTAALIDARSTLRPVLLGLTLTVVSLAIYARELAMSGELIARAMAFVALVVGEALLVLTERSPGLPFWRASYRGQRTLAPVLAANALALALVLYVPPVAEAFHLESLSRMQLGAAVLAGAAATLWGEPWKVIRARRTT from the coding sequence ATGCAGACCGAGCCCGCCATCGCCGGAAGCCCCGCCCCTGCGCCGCTCGCGCACGTTGGGCTCTCGAGCGCCGAGGCCGAGCGCCTGCTGAAGGCCCACGGGCCCAACGTTCTGTCCATCAAGCAGAAGCGCAAGGGGCTGCTGCGCACCATCGCCGCCGCGCTGCTCGACCCGATGGCGCTCATGCTCCTGATCGCCTCGATCATCTACTTCTTCCTCGGCGACCGATTCGATGCTGCGGTCGCGCTGGGTGCGCTCATTCCGGTGGTCGGCGTGGAGATCGTGCTCGAGGGCCGGGCTGAACGAGCGCTGGAGAAGCTTGCTGAGCTCGCGGCGCTCCAGGCGCGCGCCTGCCGCGACGGCAGTTGGGTGCGCCTCGACGCGGCACGGCTCGTTCCCGGCGATCTCATCGAGCTTCGCGAGGGCGATGTCGTGCCGGCGGACAGCGAGATCCTCGAGGGCACCCAGCTCCTCCTCGACGAGAGCCTGCTCACCGGAGAGGCCCACCCCGTCGACAAGCGCTTCGGCTGTGGCGAGCGCGCGCTGGCGGGCACGGTTGTCCTCGCGGGGCGCGCCACCGCGCTCGTGGCAACGACCGGCGTTCACACCGAGTACGGCCGGATCGGCGCGCTCGTCGCCGGTGTCGCGCCCTCGCACTCGCCGCTTCAGCGCTCGATCCAGAAGCTCTTCGCGCGCCTGGCGGTGGTTGCTGGTCTCGCGTGCGTGGCGGTGGTGGCGCTGCTGCTCCTCTCGGGTCAGGGCCTCGGCCAGAGCCTGGTCGCCGGCGTGAGCCTCGGCGTCGCGGCCATGCCTGAAGAGTTCCCGATGGTGTTCACGCTCTTTCTGACGCTCGGCGCGTGGCGCTTGAGCAAGCAGAACGCGCTCGCGCGCAAGCTCACCGCGGTGGAGACGCTCGGCGGCACGACGGTCATCTGCACCGACAAGACGGGCACGCTCACCCTGGGCCGCATGGCCGTCGCCGAGGCGATCCCCGTCGGCGGCTGCGACGCACGACGGCTGCGCGAAGCGGCCGTCCTCGCCAGCGAGCCGACGCCGTTTGATCCCATGGAGCGCGCGCTGCTCGCCGATGCGGCGTCTCACGGCGTCGACGTCGAGTCGCTGCACGCGGGCGCGCTCGTTGGCGACTACCCCTTCGATCCCAAGCGAAAGCTCGTCACGCACGTGTGGCGTCATGAGCGTGCGCACCGCGTGTTCGTGAAAGGCGCGGTCGAGGGCGTCCTCGCCGCTGCGCAGATCGACGCCACCGAGCGCGCGCGGCTCCTCTCCGAGAACGCGAGGCTGGCCGAGTCGGGGATGCGGGTGATCGCGGTGGCTGAAGGCGCGCTCGCAGGTCCGCCGTCGGGCGAGCGCCTGCGCGACGAGTCCGCGCTTCGCGTGCTGGGCCTGGTGGCGCTCGAAGATCCCGTGCGACCTGGCGTGATGGAGGCGCTGGCCGCGTGTCGGAGCGCGGGCGTGCGCGTGGTGATGATCACCGGCGACCACCCGCTCACCGCACACGCGGTCGCGAACGGATTGCAGCTGCCGCACGACGACGCGGATCCAGTCATCACCGGCGACGCGGTCGACGCACTTGACGACACCTCGCTCGCTGCGCGGGCGAAGCAGGTGAGCATCTTCAGCCGCATGCGGCCTGAGCAGAAGTTCCGACTGGTGAAGGCGTTTCAACGCGATGGCGAGATCGTGGCCATGACCGGCGACGGCGTGAACGACGCGCCAGCGCTGCGACAGGCCGACATCGGCGTGGCCATGGGCGAGCGCGGCACGGAGGTCGCGCGCGAGGCCGCGAGCCTGGTGCTCCTCGACGACAACTTCGCCACCATCGTCCAAGCCGTTCGTGGCGGCCGCCGCATCGCCGACAACCTGCGCAAGAGCTTCGCGTACCTCATCGCCTACCACGTGCCGATCATCTTGCTCGCGCTGCTCGCGCCGCTCCTGGGAATGCCGCTCCTGCTCCTGCCGGTGGAGCTGGTGTTCCTGGAGCTGGTGCTGCACCCGACGGTGGCGCTGGTCTTCGAAGGCGAGCCCGCCGAGCGGGATCTGATGACCCGTCCGCCGCGGCGACCGACGGCCGCGCTGATCGATGCGCGCAGCACGCTGCGTCCGGTGCTGCTCGGGCTCACACTGACGGTGGTCAGCCTCGCCATCTATGCGCGCGAGCTCGCGATGAGCGGCGAGCTGATCGCGCGGGCCATGGCCTTCGTCGCACTGGTCGTGGGCGAGGCGCTGCTGGTGCTGACGGAGCGCTCACCGGGGTTGCCGTTCTGGCGCGCCAGCTACCGAGGCCAGCGCACGCTCGCGCCGGTGCTCGCCGCCAACGCACTGGCGCTGGCGCTGGTGCTCTACGTTCCACCGGTCGCCGAGGCGTTCCACCTCGAGTCGCTCTCCCGGATGCAGCTCGGCGCAGCGGTGCTCGCGGGCGCGGCCGCGACGCTGTGGGGCGAGCCGTGGAAGGTGATCCGCGCTCGGAGGACGACATGA
- a CDS encoding MarR family transcriptional regulator: MTAARAKTSPRTRPSSRAAELGPLIAQARRLSFHRAAQRLEAHGHSMYAWQLLNQLRKLGSATQRELAAATAQHPAGVSRQLDELEHAGAVIRRRAKSDRRKIEVGMTALGKALFATMQPEVEAALEEVFAALTASEQSELRMLLEKVLAASR, translated from the coding sequence ATGACGGCTGCGCGCGCGAAGACCTCTCCGAGAACTCGCCCATCGAGCCGCGCCGCGGAGCTGGGCCCGCTCATCGCCCAGGCGCGGCGGCTCTCGTTCCACCGCGCGGCGCAGCGGCTCGAGGCCCACGGTCATTCGATGTACGCCTGGCAGCTCCTCAACCAGCTTCGAAAGCTGGGGAGCGCCACCCAGCGCGAGCTGGCAGCGGCGACCGCGCAGCATCCCGCGGGCGTGTCCCGGCAGCTCGACGAGCTCGAGCACGCGGGCGCCGTGATCCGCCGCCGGGCCAAGAGCGATCGCCGCAAGATCGAGGTGGGCATGACCGCGCTGGGCAAGGCGCTCTTCGCCACCATGCAGCCCGAGGTGGAGGCCGCGCTGGAAGAGGTCTTCGCCGCGCTCACTGCGTCCGAGCAGAGCGAGCTCCGGATGCTGCTGGAGAAGGTGCTCGCCGCGTCCCGCTGA